The Papilio machaon chromosome 15, ilPapMach1.1, whole genome shotgun sequence region attatttttgtaatattttttctaacgTCATCATAAACAAATCTAATATTAAagggaaaaaaattgtagttttgTATGTAACGTATTAACTCAAAAACaactggaccgatttcaaaaaGTCTTTTGCCATTACAAGGttacattatcactgagtaaattaggtaatatttattatatctaaagtttaataaacacGAGTAAACAGCACATTTGTGAACCCCtaaaaattttcctttttttgaCTTAGGTATTACGTTACGTTAAGGTTATAAGAAAATGAGCTATGAGAAAATTGTAGATCTTTATAAGTGCCAAATAAAAGTCCTCGATAGTATATCTCTATcttttacagttttctcacaataaccactTATTGTTTAAGAAAAGCAATCAAAAGACGCGCGTTATTTACGGCGATATTTTatgttctaataaaacaaataaacgtgAATATTAGATGAGTTAATATtgcatgttttaaaatacaaatttaacaaaagaatAGGTTTACTACTTAATAAACGAGACATCAACGGGAAGGGTACTGATATGATAGAAAAGAGATCAGACGATCGACGACGATTATTTGCAACCTAATTCTTGCGGCGATCAATGAGCCAAGCAAAACTCCTTCGCCTATTACTTTGATGCTCGAACAAGAAGGGGAATTAATACAAGGAGAACATATCGATTTTATAATGAACTTGATTCATCAAATATtacatagtaaatattaaattaaggtaATAACTACTGATGTATGTATAAGTTAAATTTGTACTCccgcaaaataaaaaaaatccgcaatagtgatttattttaattagtctgTTTATCGATATAAAGAGGTAGGATGTGCTAGGACATCCCTAAGGAGTGCAGGTGGAAAGCCCTTAGCCCAGTTGCGGCGCACTCCGGCCCTCATCACGCCCTCGAGCCCTCTCCTCGGCTCCCTGTACTCAAAGTTTGAGGcagttcattttattttagtcatTCTTCAGGTTTGCTTTGTCCGACCAGTCAAAGACGACACCTAGTCGTAACTcctttagttttttctttacctGATGTTCCAAAGAAATGCAAAAACTATACCGTTTACACCGTCACCTTACAAGTTTTTAGACTTCATTCCTACGTTAGTAAACGACCAATTGATATTTTCGACTGTTATTTGAAATGTCTACTGTGTTGTGAATTTCGTTTGAACCGTGTGAAGCGAAGATGTAAGCGATGTTTGTTTTTAGGGAATAATGACTGTATAATGATTTTTAGTTCAATTATTTTCAGAAGGTACGTGAAGATACGTGAGGGAAGTACACGAAAAAGTCATTGAATAAAGAAATGGACTCACCCTCTTGTTGTCTCGGAACTTGAGCCAGCCGCTGATGACGCTGTTGTCCACCTCGCAGCACTCCTCGTCATCCATGTCGCGACGCGTTGGTAGCGGTGACCCCCCTGGGCTGGCCACCTCCCGCCGCCGCATCACCGGCGTGCATTGCTGCGACAGCCTCCCCTCGTTTACCGCATCACTCCTTCTACCTAACACCGGGGTGGAATGCCCGGAGACACCTCCGAGAATTCCTCTTCTGTTGAGGAACGGGCTGTCCCAGATGGGTTTCTTCGCCTTGCACTCGGAGTGCAGACAGAGCGCGTCGAAGTTGGCGAGCTCGACGGAGACCCGCGTCTGCAGGCCGCTGGGGTGAGTCGTGAGGATGGTCTGCTTGGCGACGCTGCAGTGCCGATGCAACTCCTCGCGCCGCTCCATCGTGTCTTCCGACCATCAGCGCCTCAAAACAATAAGCCCCAGCCCCATTTGCGACTCTCTACGCCACACCTGAAAAAGAAGGTAATTTTGAGTTATGAATTAAAGAGGTTGTTGGCCAGTTAAGTCTATTATTGCAATTTTAAGGTAAAGAAAACGATGTTAGCGACTTCAAGTAGTAATTTTTAACCTTATCTTGACGTAGCATACT contains the following coding sequences:
- the LOC106718282 gene encoding uncharacterized protein LOC106718282 gives rise to the protein MERREELHRHCSVAKQTILTTHPSGLQTRVSVELANFDALCLHSECKAKKPIWDSPFLNRRGILGGVSGHSTPVLGRRSDAVNEGRLSQQCTPVMRRREVASPGGSPLPTRRDMDDEECCEVDNSVISGWLKFRDNKRWKSRWGVVTKLSPAAG